In the genome of Drosophila kikkawai strain 14028-0561.14 chromosome 2R, DkikHiC1v2, whole genome shotgun sequence, the window ttgcaaaaatacatacatacatatatagtatgtaCACATGTaactctaaaaataaattgcccGCCACTGGCACAAGCAGACATACTTAGTCAATTAAATTTCCTGCTGTCTGCTCGAATGACCGAATGCTGGAGAACAGAGAGAAcctttaatttgaataaatttctgaaataGTAGCTATCTTGTTCAGACGATGAAAATGCCTCAGCAGTGATCTCAGCCAACTGGAAGATGTTAACTTGTTTCAAGTGGCTTAGCAAATTCTTTAGCGCTGACAGACATTTATGAGGTACTATGTATTAGAAAGCGGTTATTGCATGACACAATTTTTAACAACATTCACACTCTTGTACGTACTTCAGTGCTCATTTATTGactctttataaatatatacacatttaTATGTGTCTTTGGCACAATAATAGGGAGTggtgaagaaaaaatattaagagaaATTCGTTCAAGTGCCCAAAGAGAGGGAAAATCCAAGAGTGAACGGGTGCGTCGCAGATACTCTCCTTAGCCATTGCCAGTGAGTAAGGGAGCCGATCATGCGGTCATCCCTCGCATTGCAAGAGAAACCTATAATTCAAACATCATTTCTGACTAGTCCGTTATTCCTTCGCCTTcattgtttacaaaaaaaaatatatgtatgtaagtatgtATATACTAATAGGAATTCGCCTTGTACCTACTTTAGCtattaaaaatcgattttaaaaaatatgcagGCAAAGAAAACcttataaatgcaaaaaaacgATGCAAAATACAAATGTACCAAGTAagctttaaacaaaaattgttgTCATAGAAGTTTTCcttctttattaattaaatgcactcatttatcttttatttatttatttgtaaccTAATGCATAAAGTCTGCTATGTACATGATGATAAGTATGATTTGGCGGCGTTTTAGGTGCTGTCCTAAAATTCCAACTTTATTGCTTATTAATTTCCATATTAAATGTCCGATTTAAATTAGAATTAGAAAACGACTGCGCATTAAATTTGCAATACGCTGATCAAATTCACCtctcaaataaataatagatttGAAAGGTTAACTTGATCTCCAGATTGGTGattgcatatttttgttgttttatacacgtatgtacatatatgtacacataTGTAAATAGATGGACAGACTGTCACTAGACTAGAGATGCTCTTCAAGATTAACTTTATGGGGTTCGATATGCCTCCGTCTGTCTGACTTATGAAATCTCGTTTTGCagttatatgtacataagtacGTAAGTTATAATACCTTCGAGGGTataaaaacagcaaataaaaattatcaCCGAAAGGGCGTGAACAATGGAGGAGTGGGGCGGGCGGGCGTTCGcacaatttaaaaaactaagGTCAAGTGGTCATTGTTTGTGAACATGCGAGTAATTTGTGGAGGCCGCAATAAGAATAGGAACAAGGAAATAAGCCTACTTCGGctcgccgaagtttgtatacccttgcagtataaaataactacatTTTGGATAACTACATTTACCTATTCAGTTACATCAGCTACATCTATCGGTCgtttgattttcataaaatcaaaaccgaaactttgaaatttaattaaattaccatatcttaataaaaaacgaaataaattgaaaaacagcaaacgTATAATTTTTTCGAGACAAATATTCCGTGTTTCAATGGCAGCtacatatatgatatagtcgtccgatccgaccatatttatactttatagagctggaaaggtctcctttactgcgttgcaaacttctaactaaaattataataccctgcaagggtataaaacaGCAGGGCGAAACCAGAAAAGAAGAGAGTACACTAAGAACCACAAATACCAAAAACCACAGTGGAGTGCGAGATACCCGGTACCATATGGTTTCTGCGTACAAGTACAAAAACCACTGATGAAGATTGCGATTTTACTGTCTCTCTACGCTGCCCATTCTAAAAAGAACCGTATGTGTATTGTCAATACATTATACAACTAAGTTCGGATTTaaccaaatttatttttattataatatattactATATTTTCTCCTTTCCGTTAcgattttgtttaaatatctttcgtttttattttaggtGTAATAGTCACATTGACGTAAGCCAATTATATTTTCTGCTGTTGTACATTGACTACAcatgtatatatttcatatacatttttgaataattataattattataatttaaaatgaagcTGACCaaaaagataaaataaaataaaatatgggcAGAGCTCGAACACGCTATGTGGTCGTCCCAAAGATTGCTTTGGAAGCGTTTTAGTTTATTGCCCACTAACTTCTAGATTTATTGtccaattttaataaaaattttaaaaaagattggatttatattttgttatcgatatTAATTGGAAActcatgatttttttttatacaaacaTATAACCAAAATGCGGATCGTTAAAAAAGGTAACGCTCTAGAAAAAGTTGtagaaaagaatttaaaaatttaagaatttgaaaaattaaaaatttgaaaagaaGTGGTCTAAGTTTTCCGAATAAAAGCCTTTCCTGGTTGTCTGCTTGAAACTAAACGCTGCTTTAGCTTTTTAtgactatttttattatattaagcAGATGGAACAAAAAacttactttattttaatatatttcgttATTTGTATCCATTATTTTCGTAATGAATTTGGATTGATTTCGGTGTTTGAGGGCCACAGTCCAGAGCTTAAAATGTGAGCCGAGAGACAGCGAAACTAGGCGTTTAGTAAGTTGAATGGCTTTTTAATACGATAATTAGACATGGAAATTCTGGAAGCTTGAGTAAGTACGCCACTAATTAGACAAGAAAAGGGAAAGCTGGAAAACACACTATTTACTTTGTCGCTGCGCTGTTACAGCTCACTGAACAGGTCAGGTGGGTGCGACTGACGCCCAGATCAATAAACGTGTCCCATGAAGAAGATCAAACGCCCTATCATAGAATTCTAGACGGAAATGGTAAGAACTAACTCAGGTACAACAGTTTTCCACGAAGCAAAGTGAAAAAggaaatacaagaaaaaaaagcgCAGATACGCGGTACCAAACGCTttgctaattaatttaaaagtcaaacatttatattctttaaCGGAGAAAAGGCATTTTTAAACGCAAAAAAACTTCCGATGAGCTTGTTCAACGcgcttaatatttttgttgtcgttATATGAGCATGTGTCGTCACTTACCAATGTATTTCTCTGATTCTCTTTGTCCAGCAGAAACTCCATGCTCTTGTGGGGCCTTCGAATAGATGCGATTTGAacacctcctgctcctcctcctcttgaCGCTGTTTTGACAACGTCCTCTCCATCCAGATCCAGGTCGTCCGTGTTGTATGCCGCACTGGTAACTTTCAGACGTTTCACAATATACCGCTTGTGCGGCTGCCCAAGCGGGTTGGAAGTTATGTCCATTAGAGAGCGAGTCTTGCCAGAGATAACCGTCTCGTGGGTATCCAGATTAGTCTCGATTAGACCCATTAAGCCGTCCTCGTTCACGGGCGACACAGCCACTGGCACAGCGGTTACCATGGTGGGCCTAACTCCGCCCAGCTGGTTGAACATCTGTGTTTTTTGGGCGACACTCGCCCGAGACGGAGACTGGCTGTCCCGCATTCTGGTCGCATCAATTCCCGCTGTCAACTGACCGGCGAACTGCTGGTATTCCTCCCGTTCGGCGCTTAGTAGTGCATCGCTGGCATGGGCAGCACTGGTGACTCCATGAGGCGCATGCGctaggctgctgctgcgagtCTGTTTTGGCAACGGGGGCTTGCCGGTGACTACCTTTTGGAGGGTTGATGTCTTTGTCAGCTGTTCCGGCTGCAAGGCGGTCTGACTTTCCTCCAGTGGGCTGGAGTGCACAGCTCGTGGAGGCTTTAGTGGTATGTGTATGAAGTCTACTGCCCTACCACCGCTCTCCCTCGAGGTCTTCGGAGGCACTGGAGCAGAAGCTGCTTTGATTATCGTCGGCTGCCTCGGCTCCTCCTTGGGCTCCGGCTTTTCCACCTTCTGTTGCTTTTTCTTGCGGCGCAGCGAAAAGCGCAGGCCGTTGGCAAATCTGGAGAGAAAACTCTTGGAGCTGGGATGTTTGTCATCCGTCTTGCCAGTGGCCATGGTTATAGCCTTCGGCTTTGGGTCATCCGGTGTCGTCATCTCGCGGATCTGTTGATCTGGATCCGTCTCGTagcgctgcagcagctgctgggaGGCGTATAGGATGTGGTGTGCGCGATTGGTGGGCGGCTCGCTGAGAATGGGCAGATGGAGGCTCAAAGGTCGAGCGGGGGCGCTGGCAGGTgcggctgcggctgcggcGATTACCGATCGACTAGAACGAGCTAGTGGTGGCTGGTTTACCAACGATGATGAGTTCGCGACGTCGACTAAGCGGCCGACATTGTTCGTTCCCAGAGCGGCCCTGTTTAAGGCGGGTTCGGATTCCGATCCGGCCTCGGTTTTAGCTTCGACACTCGTCTGGCCTTCGGGTGAGGCGTTGTTAATTTCGATGTTTTCGTTGTTCTCGTCGCTCTCTTCGGCACCGATCGCCGGCTCTCTGAGCGCCTCTCTAGGCGCTTCTCTTGTCGCTTCTCTTGGCACCTCTCTTTGCAGCCGCATCTGCTCTTCGGTGTACCGTGCGGCGACATTCTCGTTCTCTTTGGTGTTGTGCATGACAGTGGCGTCCGCGTTGTCCAGGAGCTCGTCGTCACTCGAAAGTGATTGCTCGCCCTCGCCGGAAAGGCCGCCATCTGGCGGCTCCTCAGACGACTGCTCCTGCCAGCAATACTTGCTAACCACGGGGCAGAAACTCACCTCCTTGCTGAAGGAATTCCGAGAGCCGGCCGGCAGCAATATGCCCAGTGGTTTTGGTTCAGTGGAATTCTGAGGCAGTTGGTGCATAGAAGTGTGGGCACTGCTCACATAAATGTCGTCCTCCGGCTCCTGCCGCAGGTCTTCGTAAGCGGAGAGATTTGGCGTGCTGCTGACCAGGCTGCGCTGCTTGGCGGCCGCTGCCTGCGATTGGAGGAAGCGCCGCTTGGGAAGAGCTCTTTGAGCAGATGAGGACCTCGGCGGAGGCGGAGGTTTGGCCGGAATCACCTCTTGAGCAGTGAAGTTGCACTGCTCCAAGCTCTGGGTATAGGAGGTCCGCAGGTTAGTGGGGTCCTGGTCAAATGTCTTCTTGCCGAAGCTGCTGAAAGTCAACTGTGGTTGTGCCTCCAGATACGGTTCCAGCTGGAGCCTTTCATCTCCATGCTTATCCCCAAACTTATGCAGTGGCGGTGCCTTTCTTATCGTCAGCTGAATATGCTGAGCTTGTTCTACTTCCTCAGGGACGGCTTCTGAATCGACCTGGTCATGTGGTTGCTCCTCCTCCGGTTCCACAACGGGCTTATCGTTCAAGATCGAAACATTCTTGTCGTATATCTTGCTGATCTCATCGAGCAAAAAGTTGCCTTTGCATATAATCTGCTCATAATCCCCGCCAGAGATTCTGCCGTCGTGGTCGGACATCTTAGTTTCAGCTGACTGGTTTCTCTTGTGATTCATTTGGAGCTGCTCGGACTTTGGCTGTTGGCCTGTGTAGTCGAGAAGCGTGAGGTTTTGATAGCTAGCGTTTAAATATCCCGCGCTGGCCACACCCAACACAGCTCTCTCTGTAAAGGCTTGCGTTGGTCTGCGATCAGTCCAGCTGCAGCTGCGCCCAGTTCGCGGCAGACTGTGTCCGTCGAGGAAGAAGTCGTCACGCCTCTCCTCTATCTCCAAATCCAACCCGTcactggagctgctgccactACTTTGGCAGTTCCGCTGGCTGCGGCGGCTGAGACGGGGTCGACGCCGACGGCCCAACTGTTGCAGCCCGCTGGGTAGCGAATTGGTGGTGACACCCAGGAGCGGCGAACAGTGGCCCGAGgatgagctgctgctgcggctcccGCTGCTGATTTCGTTTGTGTTGCTGCTAGTGGTGGCCAGCACGTAGCCGTGGGTGTGTGCCTCTGTATCAACAATTGCTCTGCTGGGCGACGGCGAACCTCGCGGCTCGCGTATATCGGGCAAACTATTGCGCAGCCACGTAAACGATGCGGTGGATGACGAAGAGGAGGCTACAGATCCGCTCGGAGACGGCGACGGTGCCACCGATTCTGGCTGAGAGCCGGTCCTCTCTGAAGAACTATTTATAGACGATGGAGAAGACGGAGAGCAGGGCATAGCAGCCGTGTCCGTTGTCTGCTCTATTTTTGGCTGATACAAATCATGTCCGCCATTGGAGTTTCGTGAATGATGCGAGatctcctccagcagcagTAGCTCCTCCTCCCTCTCCTCGCAAAGCTTGTCAAAATTCTTGGGTATTGCTATAGGCTTTTCGCTACGATGCTGCGTGCTTGGTTCGCAGTAGCCAGAATCCTCAGACAAATTCTCTGCTGAGTTGAGCGGCACTCGCCTGGAGGCAGTTTCGTCCACATCTTTACTGCCAGCTTGCACTTTCCCCCCGGTGCCCTGCCCCGCGTTTAACATACTGTGGCCACTTCTGTCAGAGctagagctggagctggaactAGAGGTGGAGCTTGAGCAGGACTCCAAGTCGGACTTATTCCCAGCCTGGTGCAGGCCCTTAGAGAACAACTGTCGCTGGTGCTGGTCTTCTAGATCCAGTTTGTTCAATTCATAGTAAGTCTGGTGCAGGCGTCCGTCGCTTGACTCGTAGCGCTTCATTAAAGACAAGGACGATGCGGAGCCCCGCCGGCTCTCTGGATTGCTATCACTGGTACCGGTACTGGCACCGACGCCCAGGTCACAGCTGAGAAGCGAAGGGGAGCTGTTGCCCAGGCTATTCAAGCTGAggtgctgctcctgcagcgTGAGCTGCCGCTCCAGGGATTCGAACTGCACCAAGGACGAGCTGCGAGACAGTGAATGGTACGAGTCGTTATCCGAGTAGTAGTCATCAAAAGTTGCGCCACCGCGCCGACTGCCTGTACTGTTCCTTTGCCCTTGGCTACCGTAGCTGTCTCGCGTACAGCCCTCCGCGGCGAGAAAACGCTCCATGCTGTTGTGAGCTTCTGTTTCATGGCGAGGAGTGCGTCGCATTTGGACAATGTCCTCCACAACCTGTGGAAGCTCTATTTCCTGGCAACGGCGAGGACGTTTTGGTGGACAAGCGAAGTCCCGTTCGGAAATGGCATCGACATCTGTAAAAAAATTCAGATATCTTGGAGTCCGAACACAAAGTCTATAACTTCACCTCACCCTTTGTTACTTCATTGCATATGACAGAGCCCGTGGAGCTCCAAAAGCTGCTACGCTGCTCCTGGCCGTTCCAACTGACCTGGGCATGCTCTTCGTCCTCGCTGGTCTCCTCTATGATAGGTTCTAACATTTGCCGCGAGCTTGACAAGAAGACAGCCTCTGCAAAGGAAGGGGAGAAATTCCGAATCAGTTTTCTAGAATCTTGTATAACCCATACCAACCCAGGTTGTTAGCTTGGTGGCAACCGTTAAAGTCTGTaacttttaactttattttaactttttattataattaggTGTCAgcacatttataaatattttacataataACAAGCGCATATtaaagaacaaaacaaaagagtaagctaacttcggcacgatcctatgacagctataaaatatagtcgtctgattttcataaaattaaaaccgaaattctgaaataatataaaaatctcaaaaattataaaattagtttgaaaaacagccaagttataattgttttttctaaaaatttatcgatcatttgtatggcagctatatgatatagtcgtccgatccggcgcGTTCCGacagaagactatatgcaaagtttcattcagatagctttaaaagtgagggactagtttgcgtagaaacggaaaggtggacagacggacggtaatacggacggacatggctagatcgacttggcTCAAGAAtagatgtacatatatactttaCAGAATCGAATCGGtatccttcactgcgttgcaaacttctgactgaaattataataccctgcaagggtataaaatgaaaatttagtaaaaaaaaatccaatagGACGTCGTAAATCATACTATATTGTGCGCGAAAACCTAATGAATAGggtaagtttttaaaaatattaattcacCAGTTATTATTTACCTTGAAATttagtcaaaaaaaaaataaataaataaaaaacactttaagCAAACCAAACacttagaaaattaaaaaaaaaaaacattatttgtATATTCTGCTTATTATCGATTCAAGATTAGAGTCCACCACACTCACCTTGCTGTTCAAATGCACCAAGGCTGTTCCAACATGTTGCTGTGTTAGCCAGATATCCCGCCAGGTCCAGATGTTccatttcaaaatattgtCTTTGACAAGTCTTTCAGAAAAGTCTTTGGTTAAATCTCAAACGGTTGTAAATATCTCAAAGTTAATGatttgtgtatgtatgtatatgataTGTCTGTACATGTATCGTTGTAGTATCACATTAGTTCGTCTCCATGAGCGTTATCGTTGTCGTTTAGCTTATCCTCCGTAAATGCATCTGTGGCATATTGCACCTTTCGAATTTTATTACTGTCGTACATATCCTTATTCCTTTTACTTTAATAAGTTTTGAAACCGTGCTtggttaaatattttgatttaagaTTTCTGTTGTTCCGTTAGTCATTTCTTCTTATTGACCAACTTTGaaacgaaaccaaaacaatTTTACCCtgaaaaacataatttataatGTAATAATTAGGTTTTGTTCCATAccaatatattaaaatcatataaaatacCAACATATTAGGGTTGAAATATGTAAagtaatatttatgtatatgttggc includes:
- the LOC108084782 gene encoding uncharacterized protein isoform X2, whose amino-acid sequence is MEHLDLAGYLANTATCWNSLGAFEQQEAVFLSSSRQMLEPIIEETSEDEEHAQVSWNGQEQRSSFWSSTGSVICNEVTKDVDAISERDFACPPKRPRRCQEIELPQVVEDIVQMRRTPRHETEAHNSMERFLAAEGCTRDSYGSQGQRNSTGSRRGGATFDDYYSDNDSYHSLSRSSSLVQFESLERQLTLQEQHLSLNSLGNSSPSLLSCDLGVGASTGTSDSNPESRRGSASSLSLMKRYESSDGRLHQTYYELNKLDLEDQHQRQLFSKGLHQAGNKSDLESCSSSTSSSSSSSSSDRSGHSMLNAGQGTGGKVQAGSKDVDETASRRVPLNSAENLSEDSGYCEPSTQHRSEKPIAIPKNFDKLCEEREEELLLLEEISHHSRNSNGGHDLYQPKIEQTTDTAAMPCSPSSPSSINSSSERTGSQPESVAPSPSPSGSVASSSSSTASFTWLRNSLPDIREPRGSPSPSRAIVDTEAHTHGYVLATTSSNTNEISSGSRSSSSSSGHCSPLLGVTTNSLPSGLQQLGRRRRPRLSRRSQRNCQSSGSSSSDGLDLEIEERRDDFFLDGHSLPRTGRSCSWTDRRPTQAFTERAVLGVASAGYLNASYQNLTLLDYTGQQPKSEQLQMNHKRNQSAETKMSDHDGRISGGDYEQIICKGNFLLDEISKIYDKNVSILNDKPVVEPEEEQPHDQVDSEAVPEEVEQAQHIQLTIRKAPPLHKFGDKHGDERLQLEPYLEAQPQLTFSSFGKKTFDQDPTNLRTSYTQSLEQCNFTAQEVIPAKPPPPPRSSSAQRALPKRRFLQSQAAAAKQRSLVSSTPNLSAYEDLRQEPEDDIYVSSAHTSMHQLPQNSTEPKPLGILLPAGSRNSFSKEVSFCPVVSKYCWQEQSSEEPPDGGLSGEGEQSLSSDDELLDNADATVMHNTKENENVAARYTEEQMRLQREVPREATREAPREALREPAIGAEESDENNENIEINNASPEGQTSVEAKTEAGSESEPALNRAALGTNNVGRLVDVANSSSLVNQPPLARSSRSVIAAAAAAPASAPARPLSLHLPILSEPPTNRAHHILYASQQLLQRYETDPDQQIREMTTPDDPKPKAITMATGKTDDKHPSSKSFLSRFANGLRFSLRRKKKQQKVEKPEPKEEPRQPTIIKAASAPVPPKTSRESGGRAVDFIHIPLKPPRAVHSSPLEESQTALQPEQLTKTSTLQKVVTGKPPLPKQTRSSSLAHAPHGVTSAAHASDALLSAEREEYQQFAGQLTAGIDATRMRDSQSPSRASVAQKTQMFNQLGGVRPTMVTAVPVAVSPVNEDGLMGLIETNLDTHETVISGKTRSLMDITSNPLGQPHKRYIVKRLKVTSAAYNTDDLDLDGEDVVKTASRGGGAGGVQIASIRRPHKSMEFLLDKENQRNTLPPENELQKLHDQNPAALSEHQLRVQASLQRLNIPDWFRHYNQGSGHVPADGCTTAGGYRPGNFTRKRTQESGRWQGLNSKTTSLSSLGSHRSDRSPLLLSPSAHSHHGGQSGSAAVHGSVHAQTSAGSTRWSTSQLNSTQTSPSVSQRSSFARGAPINSSFMSVASSSGVLRNSYRQPYLGWRSTEKLSQRTPHERLANSLLAQRTTPSPTSTPNGPRTQRPEAPDIQSSIKEVTSAIVHFVNDQQQQQTQHQNSRSVSPNSRKCWLESSFVGTRPLDSPQTPDIDRSPPASAQAQQQNPQQLHTHNLRLDGSLSPVNAAGQPPLRMNGLSRVGGGGAPDVASRQQLDALSVSEQQRLRRRSEGDSPQQKKLSQEQPQSNSTTQSQSQSIGADSSSKPNVSGIRRVSLDESESKNQHAYKAGGSNQVSWELGSGSGSRLQIRCRNTKCEQSASPSDAKKLFKSCHNCSHLYCSRECRRAHWEKHRKACLHSRASNLCRQVLATCKDDLDSQRHLSLLARKGSLSQGRGVVRVLFRSAEAAEGFIKNGFQCMGEASYVRWPDLMPAEMGLELYSELLKLSTEYKPESKMLIYVAICVVSEAPGMGQAPVRWERQLVSRCAKLKLCKVVLSALEQQEQAQQQTQSVSAVAVPECTEILILTFNPGQRSLHGNRELILCNILDILSRRGVLLRKHYPEIFQRLQTYTEGQSDKFNPVTLHPRDSQSGQSFVCIIMPVHTDSEFIKLPSAADGGNRVTTIDVGSPAALAQMDDDELLLRTTTSS
- the LOC108084782 gene encoding serine-rich adhesin for platelets isoform X5, translated to MEHLDLAGYLANTATCWNSLGAFEQQEAVFLSSSRQMLEPIIEETSEDEEHAQVSWNGQEQRSSFWSSTGSVICNEVTKDVDAISERDFACPPKRPRRCQEIELPQVVEDIVQMRRTPRHETEAHNSMERFLAAEGCTRDSYGSQGQRNSTGSRRGGATFDDYYSDNDSYHSLSRSSSLVQFESLERQLTLQEQHLSLNSLGNSSPSLLSCDLGVGASTGTSDSNPESRRGSASSLSLMKRYESSDGRLHQTYYELNKLDLEDQHQRQLFSKGLHQAGNKSDLESCSSSTSSSSSSSSSDRSGHSMLNAGQGTGGKVQAGSKDVDETASRRVPLNSAENLSEDSGYCEPSTQHRSEKPIAIPKNFDKLCEEREEELLLLEEISHHSRNSNGGHDLYQPKIEQTTDTAAMPCSPSSPSSINSSSERTGSQPESVAPSPSPSGSVASSSSSTASFTWLRNSLPDIREPRGSPSPSRAIVDTEAHTHGYVLATTSSNTNEISSGSRSSSSSSGHCSPLLGVTTNSLPSGLQQLGRRRRPRLSRRSQRNCQSSGSSSSDGLDLEIEERRDDFFLDGHSLPRTGRSCSWTDRRPTQAFTERAVLGVASAGYLNASYQNLTLLDYTGQQPKSEQLQMNHKRNQSAETKMSDHDGRISGGDYEQIICKGNFLLDEISKIYDKNVSILNDKPVVEPEEEQPHDQVDSEAVPEEVEQAQHIQLTIRKAPPLHKFGDKHGDERLQLEPYLEAQPQLTFSSFGKKTFDQDPTNLRTSYTQSLEQCNFTAQEVIPAKPPPPPRSSSAQRALPKRRFLQSQAAAAKQRSLVSSTPNLSAYEDLRQEPEDDIYVSSAHTSMHQLPQNSTEPKPLGILLPAGSRNSFSKEVSFCPVVSKYCWQEQSSEEPPDGGLSGEGEQSLSSDDELLDNADATVMHNTKENENVAARYTEEQMRLQREVPREATREAPREALREPAIGAEESDENNENIEINNASPEGQTSVEAKTEAGSESEPALNRAALGTNNVGRLVDVANSSSLVNQPPLARSSRSVIAAAAAAPASAPARPLSLHLPILSEPPTNRAHHILYASQQLLQRYETDPDQQIREMTTPDDPKPKAITMATGKTDDKHPSSKSFLSRFANGLRFSLRRKKKQQKVEKPEPKEEPRQPTIIKAASAPVPPKTSRESGGRAVDFIHIPLKPPRAVHSSPLEESQTALQPEQLTKTSTLQKVVTGKPPLPKQTRSSSLAHAPHGVTSAAHASDALLSAEREEYQQFAGQLTAGIDATRMRDSQSPSRASVAQKTQMFNQLGGVRPTMVTAVPVAVSPVNEDGLMGLIETNLDTHETVISGKTRSLMDITSNPLGQPHKRYIVKRLKVTSAAYNTDDLDLDGEDVVKTASRGGGAGGVQIASIRRPHKSMEFLLDKENQRNTLPPENELQKLHDQNPAALSEHQLRVQASLQRLNIPDWFRHYNQGSGHVPADGCTTAGGYRPGNFTRKRTQESGRWQGLNSKTTSLSSLGSHRSDRSPLLLSPSAHSHHGGQSGSAAVHGSVHAQTSAGSTRWSTSQLNSTQTSPSVSQRSSFARGAPINSSFMSVASSSGVLRNSYRQPYLGWRSTEKLSQRTPHERLANSLLAQRTTPSPTSTPNGPRTQRPEAPDIQSSIKEVTSAIVHFVNDQQQQQTQHQNSRSVSPNSSTRRS